The genome window TATTTTTTAATGTTTGCAAATTATAAAAACCAGTTTCACCAAAAGCTTATTGATTATCATAAATAGGTAGACTTTATTATTCAATTTAACATAATATATATTATAACATTATTATTTCTATGAAATATTAATGTTAATAATCTTTATTATGTTAAGTAGGAAAGTAAACAATCTCCTATATATATATTTTTTATAGAATTTAGATATCCTTTCGGAATATCCATATGTTCTAATTCTTCTAGATTAAATAATCCAAAATTTGAATGTTCAATACTATTTGCATCAATTAAATATGCTACAATAAATACAGTTTTATTTGGAACAACCTCAAAAACCCAAGAATCAACAATTTTTGAAACTTTAAACTTTATATTTAATTCTTCATAAATTTCACGTTCAAGAGTTTCTTCTGGCAATTCATTTGGTTCTAATCTTCCTCCAGGTAATTCCCATTCATTTCGATTATTCTTAACCAATAAATATTTACCATTTATTCTAATTATTCCTTTTATGGAAATTGGAACTAAATATTCTTTATACACTTCTTTTCATCTTTGTATAAATTTAATCATTTTCTATTTAACATAATCTTAGATCCGATAACATTACTTCTTTTGATTAATATTTAATGTTTTATTAAAATATGATTTTTATTCTATTGCTATTTAGATTAATTTAAAATAAATTTGCACCACAATTTTCTTATTGATGAAAAAAGGTTTATTAGCGCTCTCACTATTGGGTACATTTGGTTTTGTAAATGCACAACGAATTATTACCGGAACTGTAACCGACGAAAATGGTAAAAAATTATCTAACGTACAGGTTCAAGATCCACAAAGTAAAAGATGGACACAAACTAATTCTGACGGAATTTTTACAATCGAATTAACGAACGAGAATACTAATTTGTCTTTTTCTCAAAAAGGAAAAGAAACACAAGAAATTGTTGTAGATTCTTCAGAGAATAACGTTTCGATTATTCTTTATAATCAAACTTTACGATTAGAACAGGTTAATATTTTCCCGAAAAAGAAAAAAGAATATTCAGAAATTACGCTTGGTAAAGAAGCGATAGAAAATGTGCAAGCGTTTTCGTTAAACGAAGTTTTGCAACAATTACCAGGACAAGTTACAATGGATTTTAACAACAACGAATTCAAAAATGTTGTTTTTAGAACTGCGATTTCTTCAAATAATTTGGGATTATCAGGAAGTTTGTCGAGTAATACAAATAATGATCGTAAAGATTATTTTCAGAATAAAGCATTTGGGACGTCGATTGTAGTCAATGATATTCCAATTTCGAACAACGAAAATATGCAAGCGTTTACTTCTTTATCTGGTGGTGGTTTCAATGATTTTAACAATCCAAGTTATGGTGTCGATTTGCGTCAAATTACAACAGCTAATATCGATGAAGTAAAGATTATTCAAGGAATTGCTCCTGCAAAATATGGAGATTTAACTTCAGGATTAATCATCATCAATTCTAAAGTTGGTGCAACTCCCCTACGCGCTTCTATTTCGATGTTAGATGCGACGACAGAATATAATGTATCAAAAGGTTTCAAGCTTAATGATAGAAATTTCTTGAGTTTGTCGGGTAATTATTTGGCTTCTAATGAAGATGTTCGAGATAATTTGAAATCCTATAATCGTATTACGACAAATGCAGCGTGGAAATCATCGAACAAAATCAATACGTTGGTTAATACTTTAGAAGGAAGTTTTGCAATCAATAATGATAAAATAAAATATGATCCAGATGATATTTCGGATCCTAAAATAAAGAATGATAAGTTCTCAATTCGATTA of Empedobacter falsenii contains these proteins:
- a CDS encoding NUDIX domain-containing protein — protein: MYKEYLVPISIKGIIRINGKYLLVKNNRNEWELPGGRLEPNELPEETLEREIYEELNIKFKVSKIVDSWVFEVVPNKTVFIVAYLIDANSIEHSNFGLFNLEELEHMDIPKGYLNSIKNIYIGDCLLSYLT